A region from the Xiphias gladius isolate SHS-SW01 ecotype Sanya breed wild chromosome 20, ASM1685928v1, whole genome shotgun sequence genome encodes:
- the pbdc1 gene encoding protein PBDC1: MRTVKAQTVLSVHLELDGLWLREMASDNGLASLGVEGASAAAHALSLPADAYGNDPRLEVMWAMKAYNHAEVYFNLISSVDPKFLKLTKLDDKIYSCFRETFEELDIKLLKADDLKSDEAKERWRPFCNQFEGLVEDFNYGTLLRLDCERDYTEENTIFATRVQFFAIEIARNREGYNDVVYKAKCAKS, encoded by the exons ATGCGTACAGTTAAAGCCCAAACAGTCTTGTCGGTTCATCTTGAACTGGACGGTCTTTGGTTGAGAGAAATGGCGTCGGATAACGGACTGGCCTCTCTG GGGGTGGAGGGGGCCTCGGCAGCTGCACACGCTCTGTCTCTACCTGCAGACGCTTATGGAAACGAC ccGCGGCTCGAGGTCATGTGGGCGATGAAGGCGTACAACCACGCAGAGGTTTACTTCAAC CTCATTTCATCAGTGGATCCAAAGTTCCTGAAGCTGACGAAGCTGGACGACAAAATCTACTCGTGCTTCAGAGAAACCTTCGAAGAGCTCGACATAAAGCTGCTGAAAGCCGACGACCTGAAATCCGACGAGGCCAAAGAG AGGTGGCGTCCGTTCTGTAACCAGTTTGAAGGACTCGTCGAAGATTTCAACTACGGGACTCTGCTCCGCCTGGACTGTGAGAGAGATTACACTGAGGAGAACACTATATTCG CCACCAGGGTCCAGTTCTTTGCCATTGAGATCGCCCGCAACAGAGAAGGTTACAACGACGTCGTGTACAAGGCCAAATGTGCGAAGAGCTAG